Proteins co-encoded in one Halococcoides cellulosivorans genomic window:
- a CDS encoding RAD55 family ATPase — MERIPFGIRRLDRLMGGGPPVGSVVLCSGEAGAGARSFVQTTAIMNALALSDPESYDLYYGDLSAEARLPDAVHYLSVTSSSDQVRWEIDRMVDASISAAFDEMTVHDLASRYFEPSPIPRDWYGEAADSITDLSSGDREGLLARVGHLFSDHAPGSLVVVDSLTDLVGAPGETADWRDVVVMMRALTRAALTWRAVVLVHVDEQALEPIQHGRLVDAATGVLQFDWESAGNERQRTMVVRSFRGVLAQIEAEDIVQFETEITDSGFSVSDVRKIR, encoded by the coding sequence ATGGAGCGGATCCCGTTCGGTATCCGCAGACTCGATCGCCTCATGGGGGGTGGCCCACCGGTGGGGAGCGTCGTCCTCTGCTCGGGCGAGGCCGGAGCGGGAGCGCGGTCGTTCGTCCAGACGACGGCGATCATGAACGCGCTCGCGCTGTCCGACCCCGAGAGTTACGACCTCTATTACGGTGATCTCTCCGCGGAGGCGCGCCTCCCCGACGCGGTGCACTACCTCTCGGTCACGTCGAGTTCCGACCAGGTTCGCTGGGAGATCGATCGCATGGTCGACGCCTCGATCAGTGCGGCGTTCGACGAGATGACCGTCCACGACCTCGCGTCGCGGTATTTCGAGCCCAGTCCGATCCCGCGGGACTGGTACGGCGAGGCCGCCGACTCGATCACCGACCTCTCCAGTGGCGACCGTGAGGGTCTGCTCGCCCGCGTCGGGCACCTCTTCAGCGACCACGCCCCCGGGAGTCTGGTCGTCGTCGACTCGCTGACCGACCTCGTCGGCGCTCCGGGCGAGACCGCCGACTGGCGGGACGTCGTGGTCATGATGCGCGCGCTCACGCGGGCGGCGCTGACCTGGAGAGCGGTCGTCCTCGTCCACGTCGACGAACAGGCGCTCGAACCGATCCAGCACGGCCGACTGGTCGACGCCGCGACCGGCGTGCTCCAGTTCGACTGGGAGAGCGCGGGCAACGAACGCCAGCGGACGATGGTCGTCCGGTCGTTCCGGGGCGTGCTCGCCCAGATCGAGGCCGAGGACATCGTCCAGTTCGAAACCGAGATCACCGACTCGGGCTTTTCGGTCAGCGACGTCCGGAAGATCCGCTGA